Below is a genomic region from Streptosporangiales bacterium.
CACCCAGCCCGCGATGCCCTCGCCGAGCGCCAGGCGTACGCGTCCGACCTCGCGGTCGAACGGCGGCGTCGCACCGGCGAGGGTGAGCGAGCGTTCGGTGTCGTCGAGCACGTGGACGAAGCACACGTCGGTGGACGTCGCCCTGACCACGAGCTCGGCGACACCGCCGGCCAGCGTCTCCACCGCGGGACCCGCCGAGATCGCGTCGATGACGGCACGCAGCAGCGCGCGTTCCGACTGCGACACCGCGGGGATCTGCGACGTCACCGGAAGATTCCCTCACGCAGGGCGACGGCCACCGCCTTCGTCCTGTCGGTGACGTCGAGCTTGCGGTACAGCGACCTCACGTGGCTCTTGACCGTCTCCCCGCCCAGCGTCAGCCGGGCCGCGATCGCGCGGTTCGACAGGCCGGCGACGAGCAGGGCGAGCACCTCGCTCTCCCGGTGGGTGAGCCCCCGTTCCGCACCCGGCCAGTACTCGCCCTTCTGCAGTCGGGCGACGGCGCCCACCGCCTGCCCGGCCAGCGTCGGGTCGATCACCGTCTCGCCGTCGCGCACGTGCTGCAGATAGCGGACGAGCTCCTCGCCGTCGATGCGTTTCAGCAGGTAGCCGGACGCCCCGGCACGCAGCGCCTGGAACACGTACTGCTGGTCGTCGTAGACCGACAGGAGAACCACCCGGCAGGCGCGGTCGCGTTCGAGCAGTCGGCGGCACAGGTCGAGGCCGCTCGCCCCCCGCAGCCGAACGTCGCACAGCACGACGTCGGGCTCCTCCTTCGCGACGACGGACACGGCGGAGTCCGCGTCCGTCGCCTCGCCGACGACCAGCACGCGGTCGCCGAACGGCGCGAGCATGGCCTTGAGCCCCTTGAGGATCATCACGTGGTCGTCGACGAGGACGATCCGCAACGGCACCTCGGCGGGCAACGCGCGGGCACGACCCACAGCGGGCCGCGTGTCCGGTGCAGCAGGTCCGTTCATCCGGGATCCCAGCGTCGAACGCCGGGACGCCCGACGTGTGGCAGCCATCTTCACCGCAGCGCCCGGTGCGGCACAGGCAGCCGTGGGCACAAGATTCCCTCGCCCGATCTTGTGGCACCACCACAATGGTGGTGCACGACTTCCCCGGTGTGTAATGACATTCACCGCGTCGACTATGGTTCCGCATCGTGGTTCAGTTGCGGATTCCGCGACGCCCCGTGCCGTCTCGCCCGATGACCGTTATCCTGCAAGTGGATCGGCATGACTCCGGTCCGGCGGACGGCACCGTCCAGCCGACCGACGAAGGTGGGTGAAGGTCGTGACGACCGATCGAGCCGACGAGTCGCTCGCGGGCCGCGTACGCGAGATCGTGGCCGCACACCGCGCCGAGCGCGGGGCACTCATGCCGATCCTCCACGGCATCCAGGAGGAGCTCGGCTACGTCGATCCGAAGGTCGTGCCGGTCATCGCCGAGGAGCTCAACCTCTCCCGCGCCGAC
It encodes:
- a CDS encoding response regulator: MNGPAAPDTRPAVGRARALPAEVPLRIVLVDDHVMILKGLKAMLAPFGDRVLVVGEATDADSAVSVVAKEEPDVVLCDVRLRGASGLDLCRRLLERDRACRVVLLSVYDDQQYVFQALRAGASGYLLKRIDGEELVRYLQHVRDGETVIDPTLAGQAVGAVARLQKGEYWPGAERGLTHRESEVLALLVAGLSNRAIAARLTLGGETVKSHVRSLYRKLDVTDRTKAVAVALREGIFR